The genomic segment CTGAACCACAAAGACGGTTAATCGTCGTGCCCCCCACCTCGACTGGAAGACCCGCCAACAAACCTGCCATACGTGCAACATTGCGGTTATCTTCTCCAGCCTGATTGGCGTTTCCGAGAACGACCTCTTCGATCTGCTCTGCGGGAAGATTTGGATTTCGATCAATAAGTGCCTTAATGACGATTGCACCTAAATCATCTGGACGTACGTCTTTTAACGCGCCATTGTACCTGCCAATAGGTGTACGAACAGCGTCTACTATGACTACTTCTCTCATTTCGTAATCAACTCTTCTCCATGTGTATAATCGTAGACACCTTTTCCGCTTTTCCGTCCAAGACGCCCCGCTTTTACGTATTGTTCTAGGAGAGGCGCTGGACGGTACTTTTCTCCAAGCTTGTCATATAAATAGTTCAAGTTGTTCAAACGTGTGTCAAGACCCACTAAATCCACGAGCTCGAATGGACCCATAGGGTAATTTAAGCCAAGCTTAATTGCTTTATCAATTTCTTCTGCTGTTCCAAGTCCCTCTTGCAGCATATAAAATGCTTCATTGCCGACAAGCGCACTAATCCGGCTTGTTACAAACCCAGGAAATTCATTAATAACAACCGTTTCTTTTCCCATATTGACAGCAACTTGTTTAATCGTCTCTACCGTTTCATCACTCGTTTCCAAGCCCCGGACAATTTCAACAAGAGTCATTTTATGTACGGGATTGAAAAAGTGCATGGCGATTGTTTTTTCTGGGCGTTTACCGAAAGAAGCAATTTCTGTCGGACTCATCGTCGATGTATTCGTTGCAAAATAACAATGTGCTGGTGCATATTCTTCAATCGTTTCAAATACTTGCTTTTTAATGGCAGCCTTTTCAGGAACAGCTTCAATGATTAAATCCGCATTCTCTGCGGCTTTTGCCAAGTCACTTTCATAATTTAAATTACTATGCGCTTGTTCAGCCTGATTTGCTGATATCTTTCCGCGTGCGAGACCTTTTTCAAAGATACTATCAATTTCTTGTTTCGCATTTTCCAATGCGGATCCATTGATGTCGACAATTGTAACTTTATATCCGCCAATCGCTCCGACATAGGCTATTCCTCTGCCCATCACACCGGAACCGACAACAACTATTCGATTAATCATAAGTGATCCTCCTTTTTATGATGAAAGAATACGGACAGGAGATCATACATCCCTGTCCGTCGTTTTTAAAAAGATAAGAAAACATTAGTTTTTCAATTTGGAGCAGTGTCTAGCTCCACGCGCCACCCCCTTGGTCATAAGCAATCCAGCTATGTGGCAAAGAGCGCCACGTCACTAGATCGTCTTATGCCTGTCGCGTCTTGCGGGCGCCTTTCGCTTTTCTTTATAGTCCAAATGGATTTACTGGACGACTGCCAAAGTACGACATAATGCTTTTTGTTTCAGTGTAAAGATCAAGCGATCCGATTGCTAGCTCACGGCCAAATCCGGATTGTTTATAGCCACCGAATGGTGTACCTGGGAATGCAGAGAATGGCGTGTTGATCATAACGATTCCCGCTTGAATTTGGTTCGCAACACGTGTTGTAGTTGCAGTATTTGTTGACCAAATAGAAGAAGCTAGCCCAAAATCTGAGTCATTTGCTAATGCAATTGCCTCTTTTTCGTTTTTAAACTTCGATACAACGACAACTGGTCCAAAGATTTCTTCACGAACAACTTTCATGTCTTGTGTTACGTTTCCGATTATTGTCGGCGCATACCAAAATCCGTTTTCAAAGCCTTCTGGTTTTAATTCTTTACCACCAGTAAGGATTTCAGCACCTTCATCAATTGCAGATTGAACATACATTTTCACTGTGTCCAACTGGCACTGATCGATAACTGCGCCCATATGTGTTCCTTTATCAAATGGATCCCCAATTACAAGTTTTTCTGTTTTAGCAATAAATTTCTCAACGAACTCATCGTACACATTTTCATGAATATAGATGCGTGTACGCGCATCACACGATTGACCTGAGTTATTGAAAGCTCCGTAGAGTGAACCATCAACTGCTGCTTCAATATCTGCATCTTCAAAAACAAGGCTTGGGGATTTTCCACCAAGTTCTAGTGTTACGCGTTTTACTGTTCCTGCTGCTTTTGCCATAATGTCTTTTCCAATTGGTGTAGAACCCGTGAATGCAACTTTATTCACTAGTTCATGTTCTACCAAGTAATTACCGATTTCAGATCCAGATCCTGGCAAAATGTTAACGACGCCTGCTGGAACCCCTGCTTCGTAGCAAATTTCTCCAAGAATAATAGCTGTAAGTGGCGTGAGAGACGCTGGCTTAATAACGACGGAGCACCCTGCTGCAATAGCTGGAGCAATCTTCCAAGCAGCCATCATAAGTGGATAGTTCCACGGAATAATTTGCGCGCATACACCAAGTGGTTCTTTTTCTGTGTAATTATGGAATTGACCAGGTACATTATTCACAGAACCCCCATGTCCAACAATAGCGCCCGCATAAAATTCAAAGTCTTCAATGGCTTGTGAAATCTGCCCTTTAGCAGCTGCAAGTGATTTACCCGTATTCAAAATTTCTAGTTCTACAAGTTCATTAAAGCGTGAACCCATAATTGCTGCAATTTTGTTTAGTACACGTGCACGCCGTCCTGCAGGAGTTATTTTCCATTTGCCATTATCAAATGAATCCCTGGCAGCTTGAACAGCTTTTTCAGCGTCTTCTTTGGTTGCTTTCGCTACTTCAGCAAGTAGTTCACCCGTCGCCGGATTATAAATCTTTGTGCGCTCGCCACTGCTACTTTCGACTTGTTCACCGTTGATAAAAAGTTTATAGAAATCACGCTTTATCGTTTCTTGTTCGATTTCGATTTCATGGGTTTTTGTCATATGGTTTACTTCCCCCTATTGGCCTGTAAAAACAGGTTTTCTTTTTTTCATAAATGCATTGATGCCTTCGCGATGATCTTTTGTTAAACCAGCTATTCGCTGTCCTTGAGCTTCATGTTCAAGATATTCTTCAAAAGAAAGTTCTGATATCGTCATCAATGAGCCTTTGATTAATCCGATTGCTTTTGTTGGTAAAGCGGCAAGTCGTGTTGCAAATGCAGATACATCCTCTTCCCATGTTTCTGATGGAATCAGTCGGTTTGCAAGACCCATTGCAACCGCCTCTGTAGCTGGCACTTTTTCTCCTAAAATGGCTAATTCTGCAGCTTTAGATTGTCCGACTAATTGTGTTAAATAATAAAGATTACCTGAATCCGGAATAAGCCCCACATGGATGAATGCATTTAATAAACTGGCACGCTCAGACATTAGTCTAAAGTCACAAGCAAGCGCAAGGCTAAACCCCGCCCCTGCTGCTACACCATTTACTGCCGCAATAATCGGTTTTTCACATTTTCTGATTTGCTGGATCATCGGTCCATAATGATCTCTTAACACTTGACCATGATCCATAAATTCATCAATTTCTGATAAATCTTGTCCGGAACAAAATGCCCGTCCTTCACCTGTAATGACAACACAGCGCACTTGTTCATCGTATGATGCCGCTTTGATTGCATCTTTTACTTCACGATTCATCTGCGAGATAAAAGCATTCAGTTTGTCAGGTCTATTTAAGATGAGCCACGCAATTCCATCTTTGACATCGTAACGAATTGTCTCAAACATTTAGCACACTCCTTACTTTCCTTGATAATCCGGCCTTCTTTTCTCAACAAATGCGCTCATACCTTCTTTTTGGTCCAGTGATGCGAAAAGAAGGTAGAAATTTTTCCGTTCATACTGCATTCCTTCATACAAGGGATAATCCACTGCTTTATTAACCGAATCTTTAATAAGGCGCAGTGAGAGCGGTGGTTGTTTGGCTAGTCGATTTGCAAACTTCAGCGTTTCTTCTATTAATAGTTCAGGAGCAACAACTTTGTTAATGACTCCATGTTTGAGTGCTGTTTCCGCGGAAATACGCTCTCCTGTCCAAAGCCATTCGAGCGCTTTCGTACGTCCGACAAGTTTCGTCAACCGCTGTGTCCCTCCTGCACCCGGCATGACGCCGAGGCCTGCTTCCGGGAATGAAAATTCTGTACCGCTTGCTGCAATTAAAATATCACAGCACAATGCAAGCTCAAATCCCCCTCCTAAAACAAAGCCTTTTACTGCACCAATGATTGGCTTTTTAATAAGTGTAAAACGGTCCCAATCAGCAAATTGGTTCAAGAGTTCAAGGCTGACTGGGTCATCTCCAGTCATTTCATCAATATCAGCCCCAGCTGAAAATGAACGGCCTTTTCCAGTAAGGACGATAATGCGAACTTCTTCTTCTCGATCAAACATTTCCATTGCAGTAACGATTTCACAAACCATTTTCCGATTCAACGAATTTAACTGGCGAGGACGATTCAGTTCAATCACCGCGATGTTTCCCTTTACTGTCGTTTCAATGAATTCAAAACTATACACTAGGCATCCTCACCAATCATTAATGTAACAAGATCACCCGCAAACCCCATCAAATCTTTGCCTGATGCCTTTCCTTCAGCTGTGCGCAAACCTGCCTGTAACGCTTCTAGATTGTCATACTTCATCTCACATGTGAGGTAATATTTCCCTTCACCTCCCATTGGAGATCCTGATATTTTTGTTACCTTCATTTCACGGAGACCAGGGATTTTTGCTGTTAGCGGTGAATGTACATTGAAATAATGATCATCAAAAGCCTCTTTGTTTTCTGGGTGTTTGTACAAAGCAATTAGTTTAGCCATTTTTTCTTCTCCTCACTTTACATTAATGTAGACACGGGTTTCATTGCCTCAAATACGTTTTTACAGCTTTTGCAATACAAAATACTTCTGCAGGCCGTCGGTCCAAAAATATTTTCCATTGATACATAGCCAGATCCGCAATAGGCACAATCCACATGCCATGATCCATCTTCCTCAAAATAGCGGGGCGGTGGAGCAATCCCAAATTTTTTCAGATTCACATGACCTTGTTCCGTTATACGGTCTGATGTCCATGGCGGATGAAAGACGAATTCTACTTCAATCGTTTCAACTTCCGGTAGTTTTTTCACAGCATTTACTGTATTCGTTTTAATAAATTCGAGTGCCGGACATCCCAAAAAAGTCGGTAGAAGTGTGATTTTGACGTTATTTCCTTCGGTTGTAACTTCGCCCACCATTCCAAGATCAATAATACTCACCGAATCAATTTCCGGATCTTTCACATTCATAAGTACTTCAAAAATACGCTCAGTTGAAACATCTACAGAAGCAGTCATATTATTCACCTCTTTCCTGGTACCGTTTACCAGACAGCTGCCGGGTCAAGTTTGTAAACTTCGGAAAGCGTGCCGAGTGCTTCATCTAAGTCTTTTGTGTGCTCACCGTTTCGTCCGTTCATCACGGGATGATTCGGGATCAACGGTACTTCCATTTGGAGGGTTTCGAACACTGGATTGATGATAGCTTGCCATTGTTTCTTCATTTCTTCCTCACTGTCTATTAAGTTACTGCTTTCAATCTTTTGTTTCTGATTTCCAAAAGAAAATACATCTCCAAAATCATTCAAAACAAGCGTAATTGCATCATTCATTTTCTTTTTTGCCACATCTGTAGAATTCATTAACTGCTTAAACCACGTTTCCCAGTGCAACTTGTGATAATAAAGTTCCATTTTCACTTTTATCGCCACTTCAGCAATAGGTTTGTATGAGCTTTCACATAACGAATCCATTTTTACCTTTTTCGCTTGTATATAAAAATAACTCCTTACGACTTGATAGGCCCAGTCATAATTGGGTGTTTCCATATAATAACCTTCGCCGTTCACCCGTTCCGTCAAAATGCTGTTCTTTCTTTCATCTGTCGGACGTAAATGGGCCAAGTCATCCGCTTTTCCAGCTCCAAGCTCTTCAAGTAATTTGTAGTACATCGCCGCATGCCCCATACTGTCTTGGCTAATGGATGAGGAAGCTACGTCTTCTTCAATGTGAGGAGCGAGTCCGAGCCATTCAGATCCGCGGAATGCGTACAGAAAATCATCATCTGCTAATTGGAACAACAAACTAGTGATTGCTTCTTTATATTCCATGCTCATGCCATTGTCTGTTATGCTCATTTCCGCTCCCCTCCCCATGACAAAATTTCTTTTTCATCAAGCACTTGCTGTTCATATTGACGCCATTTTTTCTTTAAGTAACCATAGCCTTTTGTCGTCCTGTACTCTTTATTGTCTAGCCTGGTGAGCGTCATCTTCTCTTCGGCATTCATTTTCCTAACATTCTTTCGATTTATAATCCAAATGTCTGCAACTGGTTCACGGCGCATGAAATTTTCCTGTGCCAAAATAAGTGCCATATCTTCATTTGGAGCCAGTAAGCTGAATTGGTGTTGGAATGCCGAGCTCGGTGTCCGCTTACTGAACACTTCATATTCTTGATAAAATGTTTTTTCTCCAGTCATTTTACTGACTCCTTCCATTAATTAACGACTGCACTTAAAGCATCTCGCACCCATGTATTATTTTCATAAGATGTACGACGCAGGTTCAGGCGTGCCTGAGAACGAGGTCCTTCATTTCTAATATTTTTCTTGAATTCATTCCAATCCGGTTGTTTGTACGTCCATATTTTGCTTTCAGCATCGAATTTTATGGTCGGATCTGGGATTGTTAGACCAAGAGATAAAATACGCGGGATATATTTATCAAAAAAGATTTGCCTGAACTCTTCGTTTGTTTTTGTCCGGATTTTATATTTAATAGTCAAATCTTGTTTCGAAGAACCTGTTGTTTCTTTACTCGCAGGTCCGAAGAACATTAACAGAGATTCCCACCAATAATTGATTGATTCCTGAATCATCGATTTTTGATCATTTGTACCTTCCGCAA from the Sporosarcina psychrophila genome contains:
- a CDS encoding 3-hydroxyacyl-CoA dehydrogenase, producing the protein MINRIVVVGSGVMGRGIAYVGAIGGYKVTIVDINGSALENAKQEIDSIFEKGLARGKISANQAEQAHSNLNYESDLAKAAENADLIIEAVPEKAAIKKQVFETIEEYAPAHCYFATNTSTMSPTEIASFGKRPEKTIAMHFFNPVHKMTLVEIVRGLETSDETVETIKQVAVNMGKETVVINEFPGFVTSRISALVGNEAFYMLQEGLGTAEEIDKAIKLGLNYPMGPFELVDLVGLDTRLNNLNYLYDKLGEKYRPAPLLEQYVKAGRLGRKSGKGVYDYTHGEELITK
- a CDS encoding aldehyde dehydrogenase family protein, which codes for MTKTHEIEIEQETIKRDFYKLFINGEQVESSSGERTKIYNPATGELLAEVAKATKEDAEKAVQAARDSFDNGKWKITPAGRRARVLNKIAAIMGSRFNELVELEILNTGKSLAAAKGQISQAIEDFEFYAGAIVGHGGSVNNVPGQFHNYTEKEPLGVCAQIIPWNYPLMMAAWKIAPAIAAGCSVVIKPASLTPLTAIILGEICYEAGVPAGVVNILPGSGSEIGNYLVEHELVNKVAFTGSTPIGKDIMAKAAGTVKRVTLELGGKSPSLVFEDADIEAAVDGSLYGAFNNSGQSCDARTRIYIHENVYDEFVEKFIAKTEKLVIGDPFDKGTHMGAVIDQCQLDTVKMYVQSAIDEGAEILTGGKELKPEGFENGFWYAPTIIGNVTQDMKVVREEIFGPVVVVSKFKNEKEAIALANDSDFGLASSIWSTNTATTTRVANQIQAGIVMINTPFSAFPGTPFGGYKQSGFGRELAIGSLDLYTETKSIMSYFGSRPVNPFGL
- a CDS encoding enoyl-CoA hydratase-related protein; its protein translation is MFETIRYDVKDGIAWLILNRPDKLNAFISQMNREVKDAIKAASYDEQVRCVVITGEGRAFCSGQDLSEIDEFMDHGQVLRDHYGPMIQQIRKCEKPIIAAVNGVAAGAGFSLALACDFRLMSERASLLNAFIHVGLIPDSGNLYYLTQLVGQSKAAELAILGEKVPATEAVAMGLANRLIPSETWEEDVSAFATRLAALPTKAIGLIKGSLMTISELSFEEYLEHEAQGQRIAGLTKDHREGINAFMKKRKPVFTGQ
- a CDS encoding enoyl-CoA hydratase/isomerase family protein → MYSFEFIETTVKGNIAVIELNRPRQLNSLNRKMVCEIVTAMEMFDREEEVRIIVLTGKGRSFSAGADIDEMTGDDPVSLELLNQFADWDRFTLIKKPIIGAVKGFVLGGGFELALCCDILIAASGTEFSFPEAGLGVMPGAGGTQRLTKLVGRTKALEWLWTGERISAETALKHGVINKVVAPELLIEETLKFANRLAKQPPLSLRLIKDSVNKAVDYPLYEGMQYERKNFYLLFASLDQKEGMSAFVEKRRPDYQGK
- a CDS encoding EthD family reductase, which codes for MAKLIALYKHPENKEAFDDHYFNVHSPLTAKIPGLREMKVTKISGSPMGGEGKYYLTCEMKYDNLEALQAGLRTAEGKASGKDLMGFAGDLVTLMIGEDA
- the paaD gene encoding 1,2-phenylacetyl-CoA epoxidase subunit PaaD encodes the protein MTASVDVSTERIFEVLMNVKDPEIDSVSIIDLGMVGEVTTEGNNVKITLLPTFLGCPALEFIKTNTVNAVKKLPEVETIEVEFVFHPPWTSDRITEQGHVNLKKFGIAPPPRYFEEDGSWHVDCAYCGSGYVSMENIFGPTACRSILYCKSCKNVFEAMKPVSTLM
- the paaC gene encoding 1,2-phenylacetyl-CoA epoxidase subunit PaaC; this translates as MSITDNGMSMEYKEAITSLLFQLADDDFLYAFRGSEWLGLAPHIEEDVASSSISQDSMGHAAMYYKLLEELGAGKADDLAHLRPTDERKNSILTERVNGEGYYMETPNYDWAYQVVRSYFYIQAKKVKMDSLCESSYKPIAEVAIKVKMELYYHKLHWETWFKQLMNSTDVAKKKMNDAITLVLNDFGDVFSFGNQKQKIESSNLIDSEEEMKKQWQAIINPVFETLQMEVPLIPNHPVMNGRNGEHTKDLDEALGTLSEVYKLDPAAVW
- the paaB gene encoding 1,2-phenylacetyl-CoA epoxidase subunit PaaB, translated to MTGEKTFYQEYEVFSKRTPSSAFQHQFSLLAPNEDMALILAQENFMRREPVADIWIINRKNVRKMNAEEKMTLTRLDNKEYRTTKGYGYLKKKWRQYEQQVLDEKEILSWGGERK